Proteins from one Thermoanaerobacterales bacterium genomic window:
- a CDS encoding ATP-binding protein, translating to MKPSRPLRIAVASGKGGTGKTTVATNLALVLGKQGRPVCYLDCDVEEPNGHLFLRPKIEDEKVVNVPVPEVDPGRCVNCGLCAEVCRFGAIASVGDKILTFPAMCHSCGGCFLVCPAEAIAETERLVGVVEKGQAGPVIFIHGRLRVGEAMSPPLIKAVRRAAGEGAVQVIDVPPGTSCPVIAAIRGADFVVLVTEPTPFGLHDLGLALDMVRELGLPHAIVVNRAEEDNDSAREFCRQRRVKILAEIPDDRRVAEAYSRGKMAAAIPGYAGRFEMLFGAVERMVAR from the coding sequence ATGAAGCCATCTAGGCCGCTGCGCATTGCTGTCGCCAGCGGCAAGGGCGGCACGGGCAAGACCACCGTGGCCACCAACCTGGCCCTGGTTTTGGGGAAACAGGGGCGCCCCGTCTGCTACCTGGACTGTGACGTCGAGGAGCCCAACGGTCACCTTTTCCTCCGTCCGAAGATAGAGGATGAGAAGGTGGTGAACGTCCCCGTGCCCGAGGTGGACCCGGGTCGGTGCGTCAATTGCGGTCTTTGCGCCGAGGTCTGCCGGTTCGGGGCGATCGCGTCGGTGGGCGACAAGATCCTGACTTTTCCCGCGATGTGTCACAGCTGCGGGGGATGTTTCCTGGTCTGCCCGGCGGAGGCCATTGCCGAGACCGAGCGCCTGGTGGGCGTTGTGGAAAAGGGACAGGCCGGGCCGGTGATCTTTATCCATGGTCGGCTGCGTGTGGGGGAGGCGATGAGCCCTCCTTTGATCAAGGCGGTCCGGAGGGCGGCGGGCGAGGGCGCCGTGCAGGTTATCGATGTCCCTCCCGGAACTTCCTGTCCGGTGATCGCCGCGATCAGAGGGGCGGACTTCGTGGTCCTGGTGACCGAGCCGACGCCTTTCGGGTTGCATGACCTGGGCCTGGCTCTCGACATGGTGCGGGAGTTAGGCCTCCCCCATGCGATTGTCGTGAACCGGGCCGAGGAAGACAACGACAGCGCCCGGGAGTTCTGCCGGCAGAGGCGGGTCAAAATCCTGGCCGAAATCCCGGACGACCGGCGGGTGGCCGAGGCCTACTCCCGCGGGAAAATGGCGGCTGCCATTCCCGGTTACGCGGGCCGTTTTGAGATGCTGTTCGGGGCCGTGGAGAGGATGGTGGCCCGGTGA